A genomic window from Silene latifolia isolate original U9 population chromosome 11, ASM4854445v1, whole genome shotgun sequence includes:
- the LOC141615088 gene encoding replication protein A 70 kDa DNA-binding subunit D-like codes for MASPTIPLSSVTERSIKFTVVLTLQSIKASKKSTRGDQTLQNLLFTDIEGNEMIATIFQEHISSFRNSLHEGHQYEIQNPIVNVIPEKFRYENQMYQMVFEKGLHIIDLGQTETTKNFWVPVNSVDENLQRRDRIDLVAVAIFVRPLRKTRNRATSDENEARDIIIVDHQ; via the exons ATGGCTTCTCCAACAATACCGCTTTCATCAGTAACGGAACGTAGTATAAAATTTACTGTTGTTTTGACGCTTCAATCCATAAAGGCATCAAAAAAATCGACCCGAGGAGATCAAACTCTTCAAAATTTACTGTTTACTGATATAGAG GGAAATGAAATGATTGCGACAATCTTTCAAGAACATATTTCTTCTTTTAGAAATTCTTTACATGAAGGCCATCAATATGAAATTCAGAATCCAATTGTAAACGTAATTCCTGAAAAATTCAGATACGAAAATCAGATGTACCAAATGGTTTTTGAGAAAGGTTTGCATATAATTGACCTTGGTCAGACTGAGACTACAAAGAACTTTTGGGTGCCAGTAAATTCTGTTGACGAGAATCTTCAACGCAGAGATAGAATAG ATTTAGTTGCTGTAGCCATTTTTGTTAGGCCTCTAAGAAAAACTAGAAATAGAGCTACAAGTGATGAAAACGAAGCGAGAGATATAATAATTGTCGATCATCAGTAA
- the LOC141614038 gene encoding uncharacterized protein LOC141614038, with protein MPNDLRMLFMSNDAISINFRKYVMLYNSSFAFTSFGVKKDRELAQTNRGVYTFRVQGQIENCGIDLIYDEIEQNVIRILMRVMEMNPYTQFFRSLREVGIDEESRILIKSDPIQDQRTHNTPTASQVAAIWVDDENSSHPPRHDIVIYAVSGTSHRILHYYGCYDPLQYPLLFPFGESGWHRRIYRVNSHPRRRPEPQTFLINEVLIQTTDDLLESEEQVAGTSASEKKVSCREYYCYRLQIRPNDSSILLRSGRLLQQYTVDIYNSGYTRGANIGHIFILPASFIGCDRDFRRRYPCSMAVVQRYGKPDIFLTMTCNPRWPEIERELLPCEEAQNRPDLVSRVFRSKIFELKKDICVRKIFGNAAGYVYVVEFQKRGLPHAHFLIILDSESKIRTPDEYDEFVSAKLPDATENPHLFSAVVRHMMHGPCGRQNPDNPCMINGTCKNHYPREFADTTTNDRDSYPIYRRRRTSVQVTVRKSRLNNRWVVSYNPFLLAKYDCHLNVEICCTIKAVKYMYKYVYKGHDRISFAVTDPSGSGQESFDEITAYQSARWISPPEAAWRIFGFHLNEIHPNVVHLQVHLPNMQTVSFQPWENLGNVLDGESRNRTMLTAFFKQNETDTFSQTLLYSQLPEYYVWHNRRRDRFWTPREKGFALGHLCLAEAVQYQMPAALRRLFATLLIYYQPNNPRLLWDKFYTSLSEDYAYDFPAQRHKVLQMTVTNVCCILESMGKSFSNFKFGDLNFCVAYFSHSITKEIKEELNIPISSEDINAVNMLNEEQRPAYDTIDRRVTENGTGSFFLDGPGGTGKTFLYTTLLANLRARGLICLAVASSGIAAANLPGGKTSNSRFKIPLDIENNQSSQISKQSPLAELIQSCKLIVWDEAPMAKRQSIEYFEKTLRDVCSSTEMFGGKIIVFGGDFRQDVKLPRSIVISGTEETTLIEQLIDTIYPDIQRLNINLSLTTKRAILTPKNDDAQMINSILVSRQEGEPFTYRSFDEATDVATEQYPVEFLNTLQPSGLPPHELVLKINSPIILLRNLDPTSGLCNGTRLICKAFDRNVIDAEIVVGHHKGRRVFIPRISLQPSPSDKFPFQFRRKKFPIRLSFAMTINKA; from the exons ATGCCGAATGACCTCCGCATGTTGTTCATGTCGAATGACGCTATCTCTATAAATTTCAGAAAGTATGTTATGTTGTATAATAGTTCTTTCGCTTTTACTTCCTTTGGAGTTAAGAAAGATCGTGAACTGGCGCAGACAAATCGTGGCGTTTATACATTTAGAGTTCAAGGCCAA ATCGAGAATTGTGGCATAGACTTGATTTACGACGAAATTGAGCAGAATGTGATTCGTATTCTGATGCGTGTTATGGAAATGAACCCATACACTCAATTCTTCAGATCTCTAAGAGAAGTTGGTATAGACGAGGAAAGTCGTATTTTAATAAAATCAGATCCAATCCAGGATCAAAGAACGCACAACACTCCAACGGCATCGCAGGTTGCGGCGATTTGGGTCGATGATGAAAACTCATCACATCCTCCTCGGCATGATATCGTCATATATGCTGTTTCTGGAACAAGTCACAGAATATTACATTATTACGGTTGCTATGATCCTTTGCAGTATCCTCTTTTGTTTCCTTTTGGCGAAAGTGGATGGCATAGACGTATTTATCGAGTCAACAGCCATCCTAGACGTCGTCCTGAACCCCAAACTTTTCTGATTAATGAAGTTCTTATACAAACAACTGATGATTTACTTGAAAGCGAAGAACAAG TTGCAGGTACTTCTGCATCTGAGAAAAAAGTATCTTGTAGAGAGTACTACTGCTACCGATTGCAGATTCGTCCAAATGATTCATCAATTTTACTAAGAAGCGGTCGTCTTCTCCAACAATATACAGTAGATAT CTACAACTCTGGATACACACGAGGTGCAAATATTGGCCACATTTTTATACTACCTGCTAGCTTTATTGGGTGTGATCGTGACTTCCGACGTCGCTATCCGTGTTCTATGGCGGTCGTGCAACGTTATGGAAAACCAGATATATTTCTGACTATGACATGCAACCCTCGATGGCCagaaatagaacgagaattaTTGCCTTGTGAAGAAGCGCAAAATAGACCTGATCTTGTTTCTCGtgtttttcgatcaaaaattTTTGAGTTAAAAAAGGACATCTGTGTTAGAAAAATATTTGGTAATGCTGCTGGTTACGTTTACGTCGTTGAGTTCCAAAAGCGAGGGCTCCCACATGCACATTTTCTAATCATTCTTGATTCTGAAAGCAAAATCAGAACGCCTGACGAATATGATGAATTTGTTTCTGCAAAATTACCTGATGCTACCGAGAACCCTCACCTTTTCTCTGCAGTTGTTCGTCATATGATGCATGGTCCATGCGGTAGACAAAACCCTGATAATCCTTGTATGATAAATGGTACGTGTAAAAACCATTACCCGCGTGAATTTGCAGATACAACAACAAACGACCGTGATTCGTATCCAATTTATCGTAGAAGGCGTACAAGTGTTCAAGTGACTGTACGTAAATCGAGACTTAACAATCGATGGGTTGTTTCTTACAACCCGTTCTTATTGGCCAAATATGACTGCCACCTAAACGTTGAGATATGTTGTACAATTAAAGCAGTCAAGTATATGTACAAGTATGTATATAAGGGCCATGACCGTATTTCTTTTGCTGTTACTGATCCAAGTGGCAGCGGTCAAGAATCATTTGATGAGATTACCGCATACCAATCAGCTAGATGGATCTCCCCACCAGAGGCAGCGTGGAGAATTTTTGGATTTCATTTGAACGAGATACATCCCAACGTTGTTCATTTACAAGTACACTTACCAAACATGCAGACAGTTAGTTTCCAGCCATGGGAAAACCTTGGAAATGTTTTGGATGGCGAATCTCGCAACAGAACAATGTTAACGGCTTTTTTCAAGCAAAACGAAACTGATACTTTCTCTCAGACCTTATTATACAGTCAACTTCCCGAATATTATGTATGGCATAATAGAAGAAGGGACAGATTTTGGACTCCTAGGGAGAAAGGATTTGCCTTAGGGCATTTG TGCTTGGCAGAAGCAGTTCAATATCAAATGCCAGCAGCGCTACGCAGATTATTTGCAACTTTGCTCATTTACTATCAGCCAAATAATCCAAGATTGTTGTGGGATAAATTCTATACTTCATTGTCTGAAGACTATGCATATGATTTTCCTGCACAAAGGCATAAAGTGTTACAAATGACTGTTACAAATGTTTGTTGCATACTTGAATCAATGGGCAAGAGTTTTAGTAATTTCAAATTTGGCGATCTGAATTTTTGTGTTGCTTATTTCAGTCATTCAATAACCAAAGAAATTAAAGAAGAGCTTAATATTCCAATAAGTTCTGAAGACATAAATGCTGTGAACATGTTAAATGAAGAACAACGTCCTGCCTATGATACAATTGACAGAAGGGTTACAGAGAATGGGACTGGTTCTTTTTTCTTAGATGGCCCCGGAGGTACAGGAAAAACTTTTTTGTACACAACATTGCTTGCAAATCTAAGAGCAAGGGGACTTATTTGTCTTGCAGTTGCAAGTTCAGGTATTGCAGCAGCAAATCTTCCGGGTGGTAAAACTTCAAATTCTCGATTCAAGATCCCCCTTGATATAGAAAATAACCAGAGTTCTCAAATCTCAAAACAAAGTCCTTTGGCGGAACTTATTCAATCATGTAAGTTAATCGTTTGGGATGAAGCTCCTATGGCAAAAAGACAGTCAATTGAATACTTTGAAAAAACATTGCGTGACGTATGCTCAAGTACTGAAATGTTTGGTGGAAAAATTATCGTTTTTGGAGGAGATTTTAGACAG GATGTCAAATTACCAAGGTCGATTGTCATATCTGGAACAGAAGAAACTACACTAATTGAGCAACTCATTGATACAATTTATCCAGATATACAACGACTTAATATAAACCTGTCTCTGACAACCAAAAGAGCAATACTAACTCCCAAAAACGATGACGCACAGATGATAAATTCTATATTAGTTTCTCGACAAGAAGGTGAACCATTTACCTACAGAAGTTTTGACGAAGCAACAGACGTCGCAACAGAACAATATCCAGTGGAGTTTCTTAATACACTTCAGCCAAGTGGTCTTCCGCCGCATGAATTGGTCTTGAAAATAAATAGTCCTATTATTTTGCTGAGAAACTTAGATCCAACTTCGGGTCTTTGTAACGGTACACGACTCATTTGCAAAGCCTTTGATAGAAATGTTATTGACGCAGAAATTGTTGTGGGACATCACAAGGGAAGAAGAGTCTTCATACCAAGAATTTCACTTCAGCCATCTCCTTCCGACAAATTTCCTTTTCAATTCAGGAGAAAAAAATTTCCGATTCGATTGAGTTTCGCAATGACTATTAACAAAGCGTAA